From Vicinamibacteria bacterium, the proteins below share one genomic window:
- a CDS encoding amidohydrolase family protein, whose product MKSPLAAMIFTLSVPGLAQTKKNEGDKKLPLEPTRHIEFVTDEATWLSLDVSPDGERLVLEILGDLYLVPISGGEARPLTSGLAFDSQPRFSPDGEKIAFLSDRDGAENVWIMRSDGTEPKKLSQDEDAEFASPSWSADGNYVIASRTNWGQATYELWMYHLAGGAGVQITKAKPEPKTPRNQRHNALGAVASPDGRYLYYGRRQGGFQYNATFPLWQIARRDLSTGVEDILTQAQGSGVRPVLSPDGKKLVYGTRFDGETGLRIRDLEGGEDRWLIYPVQRDDQESAFTRDLLPGYAFTPDGAALVLSYGGRIHRVDIRTGRSTPVPFTAKVAQDLGPRLHFPRRVEEGPLRARLIQDPSLSPDGSRLAFSSLTRVYVMELPSGTPRAISEESALAFQPAWAPDGSTIAYVTWSGGEGHIWRVSADGGPPQRLTTSPAFYSDPVFSPGGDRIVALRASAYDRFSRPVDFDTPPGMDLVWLPSTGGETSLILPARGLGKPHFTHDPDRVFLYLSTNPFTSGEHGLISIRFDGTDRREHLKVTGPGIYFAEEPVGADDARMSPDGRWALVDVGNQLHLVAVTQVGGEALAVDITKPNVPERKLTDVGADYFAWADDGKTITWAIGSSFFTRPLESVSFTPAEEEAPFVPAEAEARVERIDVVIERERSAPSGTVVLRGARVITMREDEVLENADIVVSENRIVSVGPRRDPPEGAQVVDVSGATIVPGFVDTHAHWFEIRRGVLDVQNWSFLANLAYGVTAGLDVQTGTNDMFAYQDLVDAGVILGPRAYSTGPGIFSDNRFEKLEQARSVLSRYRDYYRTRNLKSYIVGNRRQRQLVVQAAKELEMMPTTEGALDLKLDITHALDGFSGNEHSLPIVPLYKDVVELFAQAGIGYTPTLLVAYGGPWAENYYYTSLDVHGDEKLHRFLPHNLIDDHTQRRPWFRKEEHIFPRIAESAAKIIRAGGRVGVGSHGQLQGLGYHWELWSLSSGGLSPLETLRAATLHGAEIIGLADDIGSIEPGKLADLVVLDKSPLEDIRNSNSVRLVMKNGELFEGATLDRIWPTPKKLDPLWWWDEAPTHPTRPGGEL is encoded by the coding sequence ATGAAGTCCCCGCTTGCCGCCATGATCTTCACTCTTTCGGTTCCTGGCCTCGCTCAAACCAAGAAAAACGAAGGCGATAAGAAGCTCCCCCTCGAGCCCACGCGCCATATCGAGTTCGTGACCGACGAGGCGACGTGGCTCTCCCTCGACGTCTCTCCCGACGGAGAGCGGCTGGTCCTCGAGATACTGGGCGATCTCTATCTCGTCCCCATCTCGGGCGGTGAAGCACGCCCACTCACGAGCGGTCTCGCGTTCGACAGCCAGCCTCGCTTTTCTCCCGACGGTGAAAAAATTGCCTTTCTCTCGGATCGCGACGGAGCGGAAAACGTCTGGATCATGAGATCGGACGGGACCGAGCCCAAGAAGCTCTCCCAAGACGAGGACGCCGAGTTCGCCTCGCCGAGCTGGTCGGCGGACGGAAACTACGTCATTGCTTCTCGCACCAACTGGGGACAGGCGACGTACGAGCTCTGGATGTATCACCTGGCGGGAGGTGCGGGGGTTCAGATCACGAAGGCGAAACCCGAGCCGAAGACGCCGAGAAACCAGAGGCACAACGCGCTGGGCGCGGTCGCCTCTCCCGACGGTCGCTACCTGTATTACGGCCGAAGGCAGGGAGGCTTTCAGTACAACGCCACGTTCCCCCTCTGGCAAATCGCGCGGCGCGATCTGTCCACGGGGGTCGAGGATATCCTGACGCAGGCCCAGGGAAGCGGCGTGAGGCCCGTGCTCTCTCCCGACGGCAAGAAGCTCGTCTATGGAACGCGCTTCGACGGCGAGACCGGGCTCAGGATTCGCGATCTCGAAGGCGGTGAAGACCGCTGGCTCATCTATCCGGTTCAGCGCGACGACCAGGAGTCGGCCTTCACCCGGGATCTCCTCCCCGGCTACGCGTTTACTCCCGACGGCGCCGCTCTCGTCCTCAGCTACGGGGGTCGCATCCATCGCGTGGACATTCGAACGGGGCGTTCGACGCCCGTTCCCTTCACCGCCAAAGTCGCCCAGGACCTCGGGCCGCGGCTCCATTTCCCTCGTCGCGTCGAAGAGGGCCCCCTGCGGGCCCGGCTGATTCAGGACCCGTCACTTTCCCCTGATGGATCGCGGCTCGCATTTTCCTCTCTCACGCGCGTTTACGTCATGGAGCTTCCCTCGGGAACGCCGCGAGCCATCTCGGAAGAGAGCGCACTCGCTTTTCAACCCGCGTGGGCCCCAGACGGCTCGACGATCGCCTATGTGACCTGGTCCGGCGGAGAAGGGCACATATGGAGAGTTAGCGCCGACGGAGGCCCTCCCCAGAGGCTCACGACGTCGCCGGCGTTCTACTCCGATCCCGTCTTCTCACCGGGGGGAGACCGAATCGTCGCCCTTCGGGCGAGCGCCTACGACCGCTTTTCGCGCCCGGTGGACTTCGATACACCACCGGGGATGGATCTGGTGTGGCTGCCCTCGACCGGCGGCGAGACGAGTCTCATACTTCCCGCCCGCGGACTGGGAAAGCCGCATTTCACCCACGATCCCGACCGCGTCTTTCTCTACCTTTCCACGAACCCCTTCACCTCCGGTGAGCACGGGCTGATTTCGATTCGTTTCGACGGGACCGATCGTCGTGAGCACCTCAAAGTTACCGGTCCCGGTATCTACTTCGCCGAGGAGCCCGTCGGAGCCGACGACGCCCGCATGAGCCCCGACGGACGATGGGCGCTGGTGGATGTCGGCAACCAGCTACATCTCGTCGCCGTCACTCAGGTAGGTGGCGAGGCCCTGGCGGTCGATATCACGAAGCCTAACGTTCCCGAGAGAAAGCTGACCGACGTGGGCGCCGACTACTTCGCGTGGGCCGATGATGGGAAGACGATCACCTGGGCCATCGGCTCCAGCTTTTTCACCCGGCCTCTCGAGAGCGTGAGCTTCACGCCCGCCGAGGAGGAGGCTCCCTTCGTCCCCGCCGAGGCGGAGGCTCGTGTCGAGAGGATAGACGTCGTCATCGAGCGGGAACGATCGGCGCCCAGCGGGACCGTGGTCCTTCGCGGCGCCCGCGTGATCACCATGCGGGAGGATGAGGTGCTCGAGAACGCCGACATCGTCGTCTCGGAAAACCGCATCGTCTCCGTTGGTCCTCGCCGCGATCCGCCTGAAGGGGCGCAGGTCGTCGACGTCAGCGGAGCGACCATCGTTCCCGGCTTCGTCGACACCCATGCGCACTGGTTCGAGATTCGTCGGGGCGTTCTCGACGTTCAGAACTGGAGTTTTCTCGCCAACCTTGCCTACGGGGTCACGGCCGGCCTCGACGTCCAGACAGGGACCAACGACATGTTCGCCTATCAAGATCTCGTGGACGCTGGCGTTATTCTCGGACCGAGGGCCTACTCGACCGGGCCCGGAATCTTCTCCGACAACCGTTTCGAGAAGCTCGAGCAAGCTCGGAGCGTTCTCAGCCGCTACCGAGATTACTACCGAACGCGGAACCTCAAGTCCTACATCGTGGGGAACCGGCGCCAGCGCCAGCTCGTTGTCCAGGCGGCGAAAGAGCTGGAGATGATGCCTACTACCGAAGGGGCCCTCGATCTCAAGCTCGACATCACCCACGCGCTCGACGGGTTCAGCGGCAACGAGCACAGCCTTCCCATCGTGCCTCTGTACAAGGACGTCGTCGAGCTCTTTGCCCAGGCCGGAATCGGCTATACGCCCACGCTCCTCGTGGCATACGGGGGTCCCTGGGCGGAGAACTACTACTACACGTCTCTCGACGTGCACGGTGACGAGAAGCTCCATCGATTTCTTCCCCACAACCTGATCGACGACCACACCCAGAGGCGGCCCTGGTTTCGAAAGGAAGAACACATCTTCCCGAGAATTGCGGAGTCGGCGGCGAAGATCATCCGCGCCGGGGGTCGGGTTGGAGTGGGAAGCCACGGGCAACTCCAGGGTCTCGGGTATCACTGGGAGCTCTGGTCGCTCTCGAGCGGAGGGCTCTCCCCTCTCGAAACTCTCAGGGCGGCGACGCTGCACGGCGCCGAGATCATCGGGCTCGCCGACGACATCGGAAGCATCGAGCCGGGCAAGCTCGCCGATCTCGTTGTGCTCGACAAGAGTCCACTCGAAGACATCCGCAACTCGAACAGCGTTCGCCTGGTCATGAAGAACGGAGAGCTCTTCGAAGGCGCAACCCTCGACCGAATCTGGCCGACACCGAAGAAGCTCGACCCTCTGTGGTGGTGGGACGAAGCGCCCACTCACCCGACTCGGCCAGGCGGTGAGCTCTAA
- a CDS encoding FAD-dependent monooxygenase — MKINILGGGPAGLFLSILMKEASPSDEITVMERDGPNDTFGWGIVFSAETFDFLEDVQPAVLSDIKSASETWDNVVVGFGDETILVSGNRFSGIARLTFLNILHHHCRRLGVELKFHTNVTTPERIAELADCDLLVGADGANSLVRQTYSEFFCPSVDLRQNRYIWLGTNKVFDGLNMLFRENEAGLFIAHAYRFSKTTSTFIVECSPETWSRAGFSTMSDDETCAYLAAVWRKELDGQPLLSNNFVRWLNFPLIQNKRWSHKNIVLLGDALHTAHFSIGSGTKLALEDAVAFAPLFREHRRVEDALSHFQRVRQPVVEKFQAAAYNSLTWLENVEAEMALPAVPFAYRLMTRSQRVSYRRIQQGDPGFVRSYDRWRDEQPPVGAIPAGFMDLFQKKSIGHLASLMADGKPHVTSVWVDYDGEYLLINSVKGRQKDLNMEKRRHVAVEINDPDNVNRFLAVRGEVVDVIERGAGEHLDKLALRYLNRDTYPQSMRYPGEVRRIYKIRLDHVFVWDPFGS, encoded by the coding sequence ATGAAAATCAACATCCTCGGCGGCGGGCCCGCCGGACTCTTCTTGTCCATCCTGATGAAGGAAGCCAGTCCCAGCGATGAAATCACCGTCATGGAGCGCGATGGTCCCAACGATACGTTCGGCTGGGGAATCGTCTTCTCCGCCGAGACCTTCGATTTCCTCGAGGACGTCCAACCCGCCGTTCTTTCCGACATCAAGTCCGCCAGCGAGACCTGGGACAACGTGGTCGTGGGCTTCGGGGACGAGACGATTCTCGTTTCTGGGAACCGGTTCTCGGGAATCGCGCGCCTGACGTTCTTGAACATACTTCACCATCACTGCCGCCGGCTGGGAGTGGAGCTGAAATTTCACACGAACGTCACGACTCCCGAGCGGATCGCGGAGCTTGCCGACTGTGACCTTCTCGTCGGCGCCGACGGTGCCAATAGCCTCGTCCGTCAGACCTACTCAGAGTTCTTCTGCCCCTCGGTGGACTTGCGCCAGAACCGGTACATCTGGCTGGGAACGAACAAGGTCTTCGATGGACTGAACATGCTCTTCCGGGAGAACGAGGCGGGCTTGTTCATCGCCCATGCGTACCGATTCAGCAAGACGACGAGCACCTTCATCGTGGAGTGTTCTCCCGAGACCTGGTCGAGGGCGGGATTCTCCACCATGTCGGACGACGAGACCTGTGCCTACCTGGCGGCCGTTTGGCGGAAAGAGCTCGATGGGCAGCCGCTCCTTTCCAACAATTTCGTCCGGTGGCTCAATTTTCCGCTGATCCAGAACAAGCGGTGGAGCCACAAGAACATCGTCCTCCTCGGCGACGCCCTCCACACCGCGCATTTTTCCATCGGTTCCGGAACCAAGCTGGCCCTCGAGGACGCCGTCGCTTTCGCCCCCTTATTTCGAGAGCATCGGCGAGTCGAAGACGCCCTTTCTCACTTCCAGCGGGTTCGACAACCCGTGGTCGAGAAGTTCCAGGCGGCAGCGTACAACAGCTTGACCTGGCTCGAGAACGTGGAAGCTGAAATGGCGCTGCCGGCGGTCCCGTTCGCTTACCGGCTCATGACTCGAAGTCAGCGGGTGAGCTACCGACGAATCCAGCAGGGCGATCCCGGGTTCGTTCGAAGCTACGACCGCTGGCGGGACGAGCAGCCCCCCGTGGGCGCGATCCCGGCCGGGTTCATGGATCTGTTTCAAAAAAAGTCCATCGGGCATCTGGCGAGCCTGATGGCCGACGGCAAGCCGCACGTGACATCCGTCTGGGTCGACTACGATGGCGAGTATCTCCTGATCAACTCCGTCAAGGGACGGCAGAAAGACCTCAACATGGAGAAGCGCCGTCACGTGGCAGTCGAGATCAACGACCCTGATAACGTCAACCGGTTTCTCGCAGTCCGCGGGGAGGTTGTGGACGTCATCGAGCGAGGGGCCGGCGAGCACCTCGACAAGCTAGCGCTCCGCTATCTCAACCGCGACACCTACCCTCAGAGCATGCGCTATCCGGGTGAAGTCCGCCGCATCTACAAGATCCGGTTAGACCACGTGTTCGTCTGGGATCCCTTCGGCAGTTAG
- a CDS encoding sulfatase-like hydrolase/transferase produces the protein MSPILLLAVAASCSQLIDLPEPEVSFEARALAPLRTTHHLLQRFSEGEGKLVAAKAASPLELEEGLSLHSLPWYVDPDRLEHVKLLAWGEGTRRNDENFAAIVLRSGESWCTALDGPTPEGARLRFEAFSIERDRPGVVRVGAHSQTASYPESLSADRQSELELEGDRVCFEASGGAVAIGEPRILVPEGGDDRRPRWLILTIVDALRGSVLRDDEGKLPAMRRLSDEGVHYVNATSPGCHTRASVLPILTGRDLMRVDPLKRRQSMPVESPLETTYARSNLFVTHLAESAGYHSVFLGNNAYLRLLPAFSRYSSWGDTGSGTIDTMEKLPHLFRRYADERVLLVFYVSTPHAQSQTPRRLYDALACGGREGLAECRCAYDARVRHADEALAALERGIREHGLEDQTVQILTADHGELFGEGMKIEGEVLTFAEGIRGGAFRPFDRNHGNACHSLETDVPIVVHSKDVHADRRREPVSGLDIVPTLMKLMKVPIVSKLDGSVLPAFATGTPPPERPLVSYGFCSDSRKEADRQLIWWVEGCRLREVDGRAPVSRQAELWVNGELSTGAAGELEAMMRRHESWLVERLPAESFVFGLANLPEAEVEVSVEAARIVDYGPAATVSGLEKIESAELSGDGSRLTVRFRGYRGLFQVSTNPPRAPVRIHVRGREGVVAFAGPHQLPLQIAESAIDPARDSWLLASETIPVLRPTTVPALRFWWQTHRSANAAETATALSDFDRVLREWGYVR, from the coding sequence ATGAGTCCCATTCTCCTGCTCGCCGTCGCGGCCTCGTGCAGTCAACTGATCGACCTGCCCGAGCCCGAAGTATCCTTTGAGGCCAGGGCCTTAGCCCCACTGCGTACAACCCATCATCTGCTCCAGCGGTTCTCCGAAGGAGAAGGCAAGCTGGTAGCGGCGAAGGCCGCGAGTCCGCTCGAGCTCGAGGAGGGGCTGTCGCTTCACTCCCTTCCGTGGTACGTCGATCCCGATCGGCTGGAGCACGTGAAGCTCCTGGCCTGGGGAGAGGGGACGCGACGAAACGACGAGAATTTTGCCGCGATCGTGCTTCGCTCGGGAGAGTCGTGGTGTACGGCACTCGACGGACCGACACCCGAGGGGGCCCGCCTTCGCTTCGAGGCGTTCTCCATCGAGCGAGATCGCCCCGGCGTAGTGAGGGTGGGCGCTCACTCGCAAACGGCATCTTATCCGGAGAGCCTCAGCGCCGATCGTCAATCGGAGCTCGAGCTCGAAGGAGATCGGGTTTGTTTCGAGGCGAGCGGAGGGGCCGTCGCCATCGGTGAGCCGCGCATTCTCGTGCCGGAGGGCGGTGACGACCGGCGCCCGCGGTGGCTGATCCTGACGATTGTCGACGCGCTGCGCGGGAGCGTCCTTCGCGACGACGAGGGGAAACTGCCGGCGATGCGCCGCCTGAGCGACGAAGGGGTCCACTACGTGAATGCCACCTCGCCCGGTTGCCATACTCGAGCTTCGGTACTGCCGATTCTCACCGGCAGGGATCTGATGCGGGTCGACCCCTTGAAGCGACGGCAATCGATGCCGGTCGAATCACCGCTCGAGACGACCTACGCGCGTTCGAATCTGTTCGTGACCCATCTCGCGGAGTCTGCCGGCTATCATTCCGTTTTCCTCGGCAACAACGCGTATCTTCGCCTCTTGCCCGCTTTCTCTCGTTACTCGAGCTGGGGAGATACGGGAAGCGGCACGATCGACACCATGGAGAAGCTTCCTCATCTTTTCCGCCGCTACGCCGACGAGCGAGTTCTGCTGGTCTTCTACGTGTCGACTCCCCACGCACAGTCCCAAACCCCGCGCCGGCTCTACGACGCCCTGGCGTGCGGCGGACGGGAAGGCCTGGCCGAGTGTCGGTGCGCCTACGATGCCCGCGTACGTCACGCGGACGAGGCCCTGGCGGCGCTCGAGCGGGGAATCAGGGAGCACGGACTCGAAGACCAGACGGTTCAAATCCTCACCGCCGATCACGGCGAGCTCTTCGGTGAGGGCATGAAGATCGAAGGCGAGGTTTTGACGTTCGCCGAGGGAATTCGGGGGGGGGCCTTTCGGCCCTTTGACCGCAACCACGGGAATGCTTGCCACTCCCTCGAGACCGACGTTCCGATCGTGGTGCACTCCAAAGATGTCCATGCCGACCGCCGCCGTGAACCCGTGTCCGGTCTCGACATCGTCCCGACCCTGATGAAACTGATGAAGGTCCCGATCGTGTCCAAGCTCGATGGCTCCGTGCTTCCTGCGTTCGCAACGGGAACACCGCCTCCGGAGCGTCCTCTGGTCTCGTACGGGTTCTGCTCGGACTCTCGCAAAGAGGCCGATCGTCAGCTCATCTGGTGGGTCGAGGGATGTCGCCTGCGTGAGGTGGATGGCAGGGCCCCGGTCTCCCGGCAGGCCGAGCTCTGGGTGAACGGCGAGTTGTCGACTGGCGCGGCCGGGGAGCTCGAGGCGATGATGAGACGGCACGAGTCGTGGCTCGTGGAGCGGCTACCGGCGGAGAGCTTCGTCTTCGGGCTCGCCAATCTTCCCGAAGCCGAAGTCGAGGTGAGCGTCGAAGCGGCCCGGATCGTCGACTATGGACCGGCGGCCACGGTCAGCGGCCTCGAGAAGATCGAAAGTGCGGAGCTGTCGGGCGACGGATCTCGCTTGACGGTGCGGTTTCGCGGCTACCGGGGTCTCTTCCAGGTCTCGACCAACCCGCCGCGCGCGCCGGTCCGCATTCACGTGAGAGGTCGAGAGGGCGTCGTTGCCTTTGCTGGGCCTCATCAGCTTCCTCTCCAAATCGCTGAGAGCGCCATCGACCCGGCCCGTGACTCCTGGCTCCTCGCGTCGGAAACGATCCCGGTGCTGCGCCCGACGACCGTACCGGCGCTTCGCTTCTGGTGGCAGACTCATCGGAGCGCAAACGCCGCCGAGACGGCGACGGCCTTGTCGGACTTCGACCGCGTGCTCCGCGAATGGGGCTACGTCCGGTAG
- a CDS encoding sulfatase-like hydrolase/transferase, whose protein sequence is MRALVCAASGASLSVTLWLTDLVGLSDHAFAGVSDEQAAASVLAVTEKAVFALELKLLATHVLVGALCGSLVYPLVANASRSRQSLCSGAFTLAVAVLALFGMMGTYPQLFADRFWLSGGPWAGMQWIATHTVGPRIVDALLLLLLAAAILNASRTLIIRKRFLVPLAAGSLFAFVGGPLHRSNGDRTNVLILATDSLRSDRIEDLSVMPFTATLLDQGTLFRHAVTPIARTYPAWVSALTGTEPRANGVRHMFPTLENRRDVGPTLFTELRDRGYFTFAASDFAGDIFPGFQGGFELTDTPHLTVDTLAQSTVLTEHTWSLPLLRLRVGRRWFPYWRNVPSLADPDWVAEDVLDHIAGAGGRAFAGLVFFSTAHFPYVAPFPDYRRHSENYRGRYLYHVPPYQPEKEPDDDDIRQIRARYDAALTAVDGAMERLLDRVGPETLVIITGDHGEDLYEEPGIAGHGDTIRSLRSQSVPIFLMGPNVPRKTRTSRQVRLYDLPATVLALIDPARGTGFGHGVSLFENDVPRPVCVETGIWFWPGRPLGLQGKRLDYPGISELLELEPQTRELVLRDEIEGLVESAKERGLVLGDRLHREQLTPKGIEKETLNLPGVDPTDRETDLVQAFEQRCVEGDDNLHRRYGAIVFERNAR, encoded by the coding sequence ATGAGAGCCCTCGTTTGCGCCGCCTCGGGAGCGAGTCTTTCCGTCACGCTCTGGCTTACGGATCTCGTCGGACTGTCGGATCACGCCTTCGCCGGTGTCTCGGACGAGCAGGCCGCCGCGAGCGTCCTCGCCGTGACCGAGAAAGCGGTTTTCGCGCTCGAGCTGAAGCTCCTCGCGACCCACGTCCTTGTCGGTGCGCTCTGTGGCAGCCTCGTTTACCCCTTGGTGGCGAACGCATCTCGCTCGAGGCAGTCGTTGTGCTCGGGGGCCTTCACTCTCGCAGTGGCCGTTCTGGCTCTGTTTGGCATGATGGGAACCTATCCCCAGCTATTCGCCGACCGGTTCTGGCTTTCCGGCGGGCCGTGGGCCGGCATGCAATGGATCGCAACCCATACGGTCGGACCGAGGATCGTGGATGCCTTGCTTCTTCTCCTGCTCGCGGCCGCGATCCTGAACGCCTCGCGCACTCTCATCATCCGGAAGCGATTCCTCGTGCCGCTCGCGGCGGGATCCCTCTTCGCCTTTGTGGGTGGACCTTTGCATCGTTCGAACGGCGACCGGACGAACGTTCTCATCCTGGCGACGGATTCCCTCCGGTCCGACCGGATCGAGGACCTGAGCGTCATGCCCTTCACCGCCACTCTCCTCGACCAGGGCACTCTTTTCCGACACGCGGTTACACCGATCGCGAGGACTTATCCGGCCTGGGTGTCGGCGCTCACGGGAACCGAGCCCCGTGCCAACGGGGTTCGACACATGTTTCCTACGCTCGAGAATCGCCGAGATGTCGGTCCAACGCTCTTCACCGAGCTTCGCGATCGCGGTTACTTCACCTTTGCCGCTTCCGACTTCGCCGGAGACATCTTCCCCGGTTTCCAGGGTGGCTTCGAGCTGACGGATACGCCGCACCTGACCGTGGATACGCTCGCGCAATCGACGGTTCTCACTGAGCACACCTGGTCTCTACCGCTCCTCCGTTTGCGAGTCGGGCGACGATGGTTTCCGTACTGGCGGAACGTTCCGTCGCTGGCCGACCCCGACTGGGTCGCGGAGGACGTGCTCGACCATATCGCCGGAGCCGGCGGTCGGGCTTTCGCGGGTCTGGTCTTCTTCTCGACGGCCCACTTCCCCTATGTCGCGCCCTTTCCCGATTATCGCCGCCACAGCGAGAACTACCGAGGTCGCTACCTCTATCACGTGCCCCCTTATCAACCCGAGAAAGAGCCCGACGACGACGATATCCGCCAGATCCGCGCTCGTTACGATGCCGCCCTCACGGCGGTCGACGGAGCCATGGAGCGGCTGCTGGATCGAGTCGGTCCCGAGACGCTCGTCATCATCACCGGCGATCACGGCGAGGATCTCTACGAGGAGCCGGGAATCGCCGGCCACGGAGACACGATTCGCAGCCTTCGTTCCCAGTCGGTTCCCATCTTCTTGATGGGTCCGAACGTTCCGAGAAAGACTCGGACGAGCCGGCAGGTGCGTCTCTACGATCTTCCCGCGACGGTGCTCGCTTTGATCGACCCGGCCCGCGGCACGGGCTTCGGTCACGGAGTCTCCCTCTTCGAAAACGACGTTCCCCGACCCGTCTGCGTCGAGACGGGTATCTGGTTCTGGCCTGGCCGACCCCTGGGTCTCCAGGGAAAGCGCCTCGACTACCCCGGAATCTCGGAGCTTCTCGAGCTGGAACCCCAAACCCGGGAGCTGGTGTTGCGCGACGAAATCGAGGGCCTGGTCGAATCGGCCAAGGAGAGGGGGCTGGTGCTCGGTGACCGGCTTCACCGAGAGCAGCTCACGCCGAAGGGAATCGAGAAAGAGACGTTGAACCTGCCCGGGGTCGATCCCACGGATCGCGAAACGGACCTGGTGCAGGCGTTCGAACAACGATGTGTCGAAGGCGACGACAACCTTCATCGGCGCTACGGGGCCATCGTCTTCGAAAGAAACGCGCGATGA